The genomic DNA ACTAATTGTAAAAATTCTATTTCACAATCACTAAATTTAAATCGTTCAATTTCATCATTAACTATATCGCAGCAATAATCATCTTTTATGAGATAGAAATTTTGTAAATTTTGAAATTTTTCAATGTCGTATTCACCAAATTTCTTATCATAAAAAGCGATCTTGCCCATTACCTCTCCGTTAAGGCATTTTGTTTTGCCTTCAAAATAGGCTTTAATAAATAATCAAGTATTGTCTTTTTGCCGGTAATGATATCAGCTGAGACTATCATACCAACTTTTATTCTAAGCGGTTTTTCTTCGCTACCAAGATAATTTTTCTCAGTTTCTATCCTGACCAAATAATAGCTCTCGCCAGTTTTTTCATTAGTCTCCGTATCGGCACTAATCTGCGTTACTTTGCCTTTTAAACCACCGTAAATACTAAAATCATAGGCCGTAAATTTAACCATCGTATCAAGCCCAGGTCTCAAAAATGCAACATCAGCTGGTTTTACTTTTACTTCAGCAACCAATTTATCCTCAAGAGGAACGATCTCGGCAATATTTTCACCAGGCTTGATAACTCCTGATACGGTATGAGCCATCATTTTGCTGACAATACCATTTACTGGAGATCTTACATATGTTCTTTCTACTCTATCGCTTAGACTGATTTGTGATTCATTTATCCTTGCAATCTCTGCCGAAACCTCATTTAGCTCTTTTTTTGCATTGTTTTTAAAAGCAAGTTTTGCTTCTTCGATCTTATTTTTTGCCTCTTTTATGGTCGATTCGACCCTTGGCACGGCAAGCACAGATGCGTCAAGCTCGCCTTTTAGGTCATTTACGCGTCTTTGAAGCTGGATATACTCGACCTCGCTAACAAGACCTTTTTTAAAGATAGGCTCCATGATAGCTTTTTCTTTTAAAACAAGGTTGTAGCTATTTTGAGTTTGAGAAATTTTATTTCTAAGCTCATTTAGCTCACTTTGGCGTTGATGGATCTGCTCTGTTAGAATTCCTATTTGCTCATTTAAGTGATCGATGTTTGAGTTGTGCAAGCTTATCTCGTATCTTACGGCCTTGCTATTGTTCGCATCTCTTGTTTCGTTATAGTCAAATTCTTTATCATTGGCTTCAGCGTCAAGCCTCATAAATTTAGCCTGAAGCTCATCAAGCCTTAGCTTTGACTCGCCGTAGCTACTTGTAAAGTTTTTATTATCAAGCCTGATTAGAATTTGATCTTTTTTAACCTCATCGCCCTCTTTTACAAAAATTTGATCCACGATACCACCCTCAAGGTTTTGTATCGCTTGGTTTTTACCTGAAGGGATGATCTTGCCACTACCTCTTGTTATCTCATCTATCTGCGCCCACGAAGCCCAGATAAGAAGCCAAAATACAGTTATACTAACTGCATAAAGTATCTTTTTTGAAGTCGATGGAGCCTTTGCCAAAACCGCTTCTGAAAGGCTTGACATAAATTTCAAATCATAAGCATCATAATTTTTTGTTTGAAGATTAGACTTTATGTCATCTACACTATTTAAAATTTTATTACTAGCTTCCTCTTGTTCTTTTATGTTATTTTCAGAAATTAATCTTTTTTCAGTTTTTGGATTTTCATTTTGTTTATTCTTGATATCTTCTTGCATGATTACTTCCCACTAAGTCTTGCTAAAACTTCATCTCTTGGTCCGTCCAATAAAATTTTGCCATTATCCATAACTATAAGCCTATCAACAAGATCTAGCATCGACGTCCTATGTGTAACAAGCAGCATCGTTTTATTTGCTGTATTTGTCTTTAAATTTATTTTTAACTTATTTTCAACCGTATTATCAAGAGAATTTGTTGGCTCATCAAGCAAAATAATAGGACTATCTAGCAAAAATGCCCTAGCCACAGCTATACTTTGACGCTGTCCGCCACTTATGCCGTCACCTCTTTCAAAGACTGGCATGTCAAATCCGAGTGGATGGGCATTTACATATTCATCAACTCCGCTTACTTTAGCTGCTTTTATAATCTGAATATCATCAACATATGGTGCTTTTTGAACAATATTTTCTCTAACCGTTCCTTTAAAGAGCACAACATCTTGCGGAACATAGCCGATGTTTCGCCTAAGATCGGCTGGATCGATTTGATTAATATCAATACCATCAATTAGCACTGAGCCTTCAGTTGGTGAGTAAAGTCCCAAAATGAGCTTTTGTAAAGTAGTCTTTCCAGAGCCATTTTTGCCTATAATGCCAACTTTTTCACCTGGCTGAATAACAAAATTTATCCTATCAAGCGAACCTTTTGTGGTATCTGGATATGTAAAGCTTACATTTTTAAACTCGATCTTTCCATCAAAAGAATTTCTTCTAACAAATTTTTTACCCTCTGGCCTTTCAACAGGCATTTGCATAATCTTACTAAGACTTTGATAGGCTGTTTTTGTCTGCTCAAAATTTGCAGCTAGTGAAGCTACCTGTCCCATAGGAGCGATAGCACGAGAGCTAAGCATAACTGCAGCGATAAGACCACCCATTGTAAGATGCGTATCTTGTATCATATAGACGCCAAGAACGATGATGGCAATAGTATTTAATTGCACTAAAAAAGATGTAACAGTCGTTATCGAAGTTGTAATAATTTTTGATTTAATGCTTCTATTTGCTATCTCACCGGTTGCCTCTTCCCAGTTCCACTGTATATGTCCACTAGCACCAAGAGTTTTGATGGTCTCAAGACTACTAAGGCTCTCTATTAAAATTCCATTTTTTATAGCCGAAGCCTCAAATGTACTTTTAATAGCATTTTGAAGTGGATCTTTTATAAAAAATGTATAACATAAAATAGCTATCATGATAACAATTGGCACGAGTACGATATAACTTCCTATAAAATAAGTAACTATCAAGAAAATGATCGCAAATGGAAGATCGACAATGGCTGCCAATGAAGCTGATGAGAAGAAATTTCTAACCGTATCAAACTCTTTTAGATTACTAGCGAATGAACCAACAGATTTTGGTTTATTGCTAAATTTCATATCCATAACGCGCTCAAATAAAATAGAGCTCATTATGATGTCACTCTTTTTGCCAGCAATCTCAAGAAAATATGATCTTACAAATTTTAAAAAAAGATCTATACCATAAACTACACTTACACCAAGTGCTAAGACCCAAAGTGTCTCAACCGCATTATTTGGCACGACACGGTCATATACATTCATCGTAAAAAGCGGACTAGCAAGAACAAATAAATTTATAATAAAACTTGCAAGAACAACATCAAAATAAATCTTTTTTGAACGTTTTAGAGTTCCCCAAAACCAATGGTCATTGCCCACATCAATTAGCTTTGTTGAGCTAGTATCCTCTGGAACAAACTCGCGCTTTAGATAGTATGCATAGCCTAAATATTCTTCTTTTAATTTACTTATTTCTATCGTGCTAGTACCAGTTGAAAGTTCTGGCGTTATGATATTTGCTGTCTTTTTATCTTTACTAAAAGATTGTAAGATGCAAGCTTTTTTGCCTCTAAGCATTAAAATGCAAGGTAAAACTAAAGGAGAGATTTGTTCAAGATCTTTTCTTACAAGGGTAGAAGCAAAACCAGCACGAGAAGCAGCACGAGAAAATAAAGACCTTGAGCTTTTAAGTGAAAAAAGCTCAATCTCATCGCCATCTTTTACTGGCAAGCCAATAGTTAAAGCATCGGCACTGTATGGATTATTATGAAGCTTGGTAAAAATAACCAAACATTGAAGCAGCTCATCTTTTATCTTATCACTATGCATCTATCATCCAATGTTCTTGATTTCATCTATATAAATTCCTTGCATATTTTTAATGCCAAGATCGATTAACTTTTTCTTCTGCTCTTCGCCTTCAACACCGATTGCGATTAAAATAATGTCTTTTGAGCTTAAAACAACATCAAGTGATTGTTTTGTGTTTACTCCTGACTTATCACTTAAGAAGTCAATCAAAACATTTGACTGAATTTTTACATAATCAGGGTTAAATTCTTTTAGCTTCTCAATACCTTTTGCATTAAGCTCGAAGTGGTCAAAACCAAATCCAAAGCCAAGCTCTTTTAATTTTTTAGTAAGCTTAACTATACTTTCTATGCTAATATCGTCTTTATTTGGAATTTCTATATAGTTTTTATATTTCGAAATTTGACTTATCTTTTTAAGAGTAGCTTCGAGTTTTGAAAAATTTTCATCTGAGTTTAATATCTCTTTGCCCAAATTTATTGCCAAGTTGCCACTTGGTAAGATATTCTCCGGTAAAATTCTGGCTACCCTATTTAAGATGTGAAGATCAAGCATCGCACCTAAATTTAGCTCATTGACCATCGGCATGAAATATGAGGCCATACGCCATACACCATCTTTATCAACAAGCCTCAAATAAAGCTCATACTGCTCAAAATTTGAATTAAGATCAATCACTTTTTGAGCTGCGAATTTAAATTCATCCTCTTTTATTGAGTCAAAAATAAGCTCTTTGTACTTCTCTTTACCAATCACTAAAGTATTTTGATTTTCATTAAATACCTTATATGTAAAGCTTCCAGCAAGTCTTGAGCTAGCCAATGTAACATCAGCTGAAGTAAGAAGTGTCTTGATATCAGTATTTGGTGAATACTCAACTATCGCAGCATTTACTGGATACTCGCTATCATTTAGCGCAAAATTTGCATAAAGCTTTTTAAACTCGTTCATAATTTCATCACATAGAGCCAAGAAATTTGATGAATTTCTACCATACGAAAGCACGATGAAATCATTATCGTTAAGCCTTGCAACAATTGCATTTTTATCATTATGGATTGATTTTTCTTGTAAAATTTGAGCTATTTTCATTATAACGCTTTGCCATTTTTCAAAGCCAAGCGTAC from Campylobacter concisus includes the following:
- a CDS encoding HlyD family type I secretion periplasmic adaptor subunit, which translates into the protein MQEDIKNKQNENPKTEKRLISENNIKEQEEASNKILNSVDDIKSNLQTKNYDAYDLKFMSSLSEAVLAKAPSTSKKILYAVSITVFWLLIWASWAQIDEITRGSGKIIPSGKNQAIQNLEGGIVDQIFVKEGDEVKKDQILIRLDNKNFTSSYGESKLRLDELQAKFMRLDAEANDKEFDYNETRDANNSKAVRYEISLHNSNIDHLNEQIGILTEQIHQRQSELNELRNKISQTQNSYNLVLKEKAIMEPIFKKGLVSEVEYIQLQRRVNDLKGELDASVLAVPRVESTIKEAKNKIEEAKLAFKNNAKKELNEVSAEIARINESQISLSDRVERTYVRSPVNGIVSKMMAHTVSGVIKPGENIAEIVPLEDKLVAEVKVKPADVAFLRPGLDTMVKFTAYDFSIYGGLKGKVTQISADTETNEKTGESYYLVRIETEKNYLGSEEKPLRIKVGMIVSADIITGKKTILDYLLKPILKAKQNALTER
- a CDS encoding type I secretion system permease/ATPase, encoding MHSDKIKDELLQCLVIFTKLHNNPYSADALTIGLPVKDGDEIELFSLKSSRSLFSRAASRAGFASTLVRKDLEQISPLVLPCILMLRGKKACILQSFSKDKKTANIITPELSTGTSTIEISKLKEEYLGYAYYLKREFVPEDTSSTKLIDVGNDHWFWGTLKRSKKIYFDVVLASFIINLFVLASPLFTMNVYDRVVPNNAVETLWVLALGVSVVYGIDLFLKFVRSYFLEIAGKKSDIIMSSILFERVMDMKFSNKPKSVGSFASNLKEFDTVRNFFSSASLAAIVDLPFAIIFLIVTYFIGSYIVLVPIVIMIAILCYTFFIKDPLQNAIKSTFEASAIKNGILIESLSSLETIKTLGASGHIQWNWEEATGEIANRSIKSKIITTSITTVTSFLVQLNTIAIIVLGVYMIQDTHLTMGGLIAAVMLSSRAIAPMGQVASLAANFEQTKTAYQSLSKIMQMPVERPEGKKFVRRNSFDGKIEFKNVSFTYPDTTKGSLDRINFVIQPGEKVGIIGKNGSGKTTLQKLILGLYSPTEGSVLIDGIDINQIDPADLRRNIGYVPQDVVLFKGTVRENIVQKAPYVDDIQIIKAAKVSGVDEYVNAHPLGFDMPVFERGDGISGGQRQSIAVARAFLLDSPIILLDEPTNSLDNTVENKLKINLKTNTANKTMLLVTHRTSMLDLVDRLIVMDNGKILLDGPRDEVLARLSGK
- a CDS encoding LapD/MoxY N-terminal periplasmic domain-containing protein, with protein sequence MTLFKQIMIAVITFGIMIFMAVGYLNFKSLNGYINDQLGENARHTANSLGLALKPIIDPDDMSLAQTMINSMFDSGRYKLIKLEDVDGKVLIENSQQTVVKDIPEWFYKIAKFEAPIADSEIMTGWAKFGTLYVQGSTALAYNELYTNSKNIFNFLLLMIIATLVVAYFALKAIFRPLMKVQDQAEAILDNKFIIQKRIPFTADLKKMVLAMNSMVSKVKDIFEREAATLSKYQELLYKDTMSGANNRRFFQTKFSEYLASEEYSSGVALLVSFKDLINLKSTLGFEKWQSVIMKIAQILQEKSIHNDKNAIVARLNDNDFIVLSYGRNSSNFLALCDEIMNEFKKLYANFALNDSEYPVNAAIVEYSPNTDIKTLLTSADVTLASSRLAGSFTYKVFNENQNTLVIGKEKYKELIFDSIKEDEFKFAAQKVIDLNSNFEQYELYLRLVDKDGVWRMASYFMPMVNELNLGAMLDLHILNRVARILPENILPSGNLAINLGKEILNSDENFSKLEATLKKISQISKYKNYIEIPNKDDISIESIVKLTKKLKELGFGFGFDHFELNAKGIEKLKEFNPDYVKIQSNVLIDFLSDKSGVNTKQSLDVVLSSKDIILIAIGVEGEEQKKKLIDLGIKNMQGIYIDEIKNIG